The Couchioplanes caeruleus sequence CGCCGGGGAGCCCGGAGAGTTCGCCGGTCACGGCCTGGACGCAGTGGCCGCAAGTCATGCCGTTGACGGTGTAGGTGGCGGTGACAGCCATGACGGTCTCTCCTCCGTGATGCTGGATTGTTCTTCCTGGCTACGTCTGGCGATGCTGCTCGGCGCGGTCGTCAGGAGCGGACGAGGCGAGCGATCGCGTCGGTGGCTTCCTTGACCTTGAGGCTGGGATCACCGGCCCGGGCGGCGTCGACAACGCAGTGCGCAAGATGATCACCGAGCAGCCCGACGGCGACGGCATGCAGGGCGCTCTTCGCGGCGGAGATCTGCGTCAGAACGTCGATGCAGTACGTGTCCTCGTCGACCATCCGCTGCAAACCGCGGATCTGCCCCTCGATGCGCCGCAACCGGCTGAGCAGCGCGGCCTTGTCGCCCGAGTAGCCGTGCGGCCCCGGGTTCTCGTGGTCGGTGGTCATGCCGTCAGCATACCCCCCTCCCGTATATGACGGCGACCGGGTCACCGCCGCACAATTTCTGATCTTGATACGCCCCGCAGGCGTGGCTTCCCCGCAATCTGCCTCGTTGAGAGCGTTGTGTCGTCTACCGTGATCGCCCGATCCGCCATTGTCGCGCTGCTGTCGGCACTGCTGCTCACGGGCCTCCACACCCCGACCCGCGCCGCCACCAACCCCACCACCACCGCCGCTCTCGCCCTTCGCGAGGACCGCCCCACCGCCGCCGAGTTGGACAAGCACATCGCCACCGCTTCCCGCCGGTTCGAGGTGGTCGTGGAGCAGTACAACAACTCCCGCGAGGACCTCCGCGAGACCCGACGGCGCACGGCACAACTCGGCGCTCAGCTCGGCCCGCTGACCCGCGAACTCGAGCGGAGGCAGACGATCCTGGACGGGCTGATGGCGAACACGTACCAGCGCACCCGCACCGGTCCGACGGTCGCCCTGTTCGGCTCGGACCGGCCCCACGAGTTCGTCGACAAGCTGCTCGTACTCCATCAGCTCGCGTCCGAGGAACAACGGGCGGCCCACGCCCTGCAGGAAGCCCGCGCCAAAGTGGACAGCGCGAGGACGATGCTCGACGCATTCTCCGCACAGCAGCGGCGCCAGCAGATTCAGCTCAACACCCGCAAGGCAACAATCGAGGGCGAGATCGTCGCCCTCAAACACATGCGAGCCGTCGCGTACGGCGGAGGCTCCCGTTACGCCGACCCGGGCGACATCCCGGCGCCCGAGTATGTACCAGGGGTCGCGGGACGGGTGGTCGCCTTCGCCATCAACCAGCTCGGCAAACCGTACCGCTGGGGCGCTGACGGTCCGGGCGCGTACGACTGCTCGGGCCTGACCCTGGCGGCCTGGCGCAGGGCAGGTGTGCACCTACCCCACAACGCGGCCCGCCAGTACGCCTCCACGGCTCACGTGGACAGGAGCGACGTGAGACCGGGCGATCTGGTGTTCTTCTATGGCCCGATCAGCCACGTCGGTCTCTATATAGGAGGCGGGCAGATGATCCATGCCCCGGAGTTCGGCGAGAACGTCCGCGTGTCCAGCATCGACTCCCAACCCATCACAGGCTTCGCTCGCCCGACGTGACGACCGAGCCACACCCGCCCGACGTCACGACCGGGCCACGCCCCACCCAACTCGCGTCATGCGCACAGGGCTGCACGACCCCGCGTGTGGCCAAGCATCGGAACCAGGTCCTCCGCGGATGGGCGGCTGGTCGGCGCTCATCGTCTGACCGGGATGCTGGTGCAGCAGGCGCCGGTGCAGCCCGGCTCGCACCCACCCCTCCCCTGCTCGTTGCCGTCCGCGGCGGGGTCGGCGCAGTCCTCGCACTGTTCACCACGCCACGCCTCGACACCCTCGCGGACCGCCACACTGACGACGGCGCAGTCGTCGCACTGTTCGCCACGCCACATCTCGACACCCTCGCGGACGGCGACAGCGGCGATGACGAGTCCGGCGATCGGGTCGGCCCACCACCAGCCGAGCGTGGCGTTGAGCAGCAGCCCGACGAGCACGATCGCGGACAGGTAGGTGCACAGCATGGTTTGCATGGAGTCGGCGACCACGGTGGCCGAGCCGAGCTCGCGGCCGGTGCGGCGTTTCGCCCAGACCAGCAACGGCATCACCACGACCGACGTCGCCGCGATGGCGATGCCAACCGGGGAGGTAACGGCCTGCTCGACGTCGAACAGGGAACGTAAGGCGTCGACGGCGACCCAGGCGGCCAGAGCGAAGAACGACACGGCGATCAGCCGCAACGCGAGACGTTCACGGGTCTCGGGCATCCGGGAGCGGAACTGCCAAATCACCACCAGCGCCGACGAGACCTCAACGAAGGAATCCAGGCCGAAGCCGAGCAACGCCGTCGACGACGCCGCCGCCCCCGCGATAACGGCGACGACGCCTTCGAGCAGGTTGTATCCGGCGGTCGCATAGGCCAGATGCAGGCTACGCCGGTTGAGCTGCGCTCGCCGCTGCGACGACAACAGGGCGATCGGGGTGTTCATCGGGCCACCGCCTCGCCTCGGCCCCCCGCTCGTCGACGGGCACGAACCCGAACCCGGCGATCATCGCCAGCGACGACGTCTGCGGCAGCGACATCAACGGAGTCACCGGTCGCGGCGAAGCCGGCGGAGTCACCAGTCGCGGCGAAGCCGGCGGGGGCGGCGGGGGCGACGGAGGCAACGGGGGCAGCGAAGCCCGCGGGGGCGGCGGCGGCCGGGGCGGCGGCGGCCGGGGCGGCGGCGGCCGGGGCGGCGGCGACATCCGTGGCGGCGAAGTCGCCGGAGACATCGTCAGCGACGCCCGACCTCAGGGCGGCGTGCTCGCTACTGCTGCCGTCCGGACACAACGCCACGGCGGTGCCGGTCGCGGCCAGCAGCCCTTCGGCGGCGGCTAGCAGGTCGAGCAGTTCGGGGCGAGTCAGCGCGTAGAACGACTGCCGGCCCTGCACCCGGAAGTCGATCAGCCCGCAGTCGCGTAGGCAGGCCAGGTGCTTGGACACCGTGGACTGCGCCAGTCCCAGCTCGCCGGTCAGGTCGACCACCCGGGCCTCTCCGGCGGCGAGCCGCTGCACGATCCGCAGCCGGGTTTCGTCGCCGAGCGAGCGGAACAACGCCACCGCCGGCGTCATCCCCGCCCCGACCGCCGCGGTCATGCACCCGTCCTCGGTCATCGCCATACAGCGATGATAGCCCGGGTTGGCGATGACAGAAAGGAGTACCTCAGTGGCCACGCGCCGTGACGGGAAGTGGTCGGCGGGGGTCCCTTCCTCAACGACGGGCTGACCAGCGAGCAGCCACACCTGGAATGCTGTCATCGTCCGGGCAATCAGGTGCGGCGTCCGCCGAGTTCCTTCGGCGCTCAGCCGGATACCGCTAGAGCCAGCGGCAACACCCCCGATGCGCCTGCTCGTCGGAGTGCCCGGCCGGCGAGCGCCATCGTCCAGCCCGAGTCGACGAGGTCATCCACCAGCAGCACCGGCCCGTCGAGGCCTGGCAGCGCGTCCGAGACGTCGGGTGGGACGGTGAAGGCATCGTGCAGAGCCAACACCCGCTGGGCGCTGTTTCCTCTCGGGCCGCCGTCGCCGACATGGGACGAGGACAGAGCGCCCAGCATCGGGAGCCTGCCCACTGCCGCGATCCGAGCCGCCAAGCTGGTGACAAGCTCCGGGTGGCGTCGGGAGCCCACCGCCACGACCGCGGCGGGGCGCTCCGCCCAGGCGTCGTCGCCGTGCGCCCAGGCCTTCAGGACGTCGACCACGGCAGCGGCGACGTCGTCGGGGATCGGGCCGTCGGAGGATTCCGGAGAGACCAGGGCGCGCAGTCTCGTCCCCCAGCCCTGGTCGGACAGGCGGCCCACCGCGCGACCGGGCAGGATCTGGACGGCCGGGGAGATCTTGCCTTTGAGGTCGACGCCGACGGCCGCCATGCCGGTGGGCCAGAGCTTCTTCGGGGTGATGTCGACGCCGGCGCGGCCGAGGAACGCGTTGGCGGCGGCCAGCGACGCCGATGTCACCTCCGCATCGAACTGGGGGCCCGCGCATGTATCGCAACGGCCGCAGGGCGCGGCGTCGGGGTCGTCCAGGCAGCGACGGAGGAACTCCATGCGGCAGGCCGTCGTCCTCGCGTACTCAAGCATGGTCTTCTGCTCGGCGGTCCGGGCCTCGGCAACGCGTCGCAGCCGTGCGGTGTCGTAGGTCCAGGGCTCGTCGGTGGCGACCCAGCCGCCGCGCGTGCGCCGGACCGCGCCGTCCACGTCGAGGACCTTGAGCATCAGCTCGAGGCGTGCGCGGCGCAGGTCGACGAGAGGCTCCAGCGCTTGTGTCGATAGAGGACGATCGCTGGGCAGCGCCGCGAGCACGGCGCGCACCTGCTCCTCCGGAGGAAACGCGAGCGACGCGAAGTAACGCCAGATCGCGACGTCTTCCTGCCCAGGGAGCAGCACGACCTCGGCATGTTCCACGGCGCGGCCCGCCCGGCCGACCTGCTGGTAATAGGCGATCGGAGACGGCGGTGCCCCGAGGTGCACGACGAAGCCGAGGTCAGGCTTGTCGAAGCCCATGCCGAGCGCCGACGTCGCCACCAGCGCCTTGATCTTGTTGTCGAGCAGATCCTGCTCGGCGGCACGGCGCGCCGCGTCCTCGACCTGACCCGTGTACGACGCGACGGCGAACCCGCGCGTCCGCAGGAATTCGGCGGTCTCGGTGGCCGCGGCGACCGTCAGCGTATAGACGATGCCGGAGCCGGGAAACGCTTCGAGGTGGTCGGCCAGCCACGCCAGGCGATGCGCCGGATCGGGCAACTCCAGCACCGCGAGCCGCAAGGAGTCACGGTCGAGGGTGCCGCGCAGGACCAGAGCGTCACCGAGCTGATCCGCGACGTCGGCGGTCACGCGGGCGTTGGCGGTGGCCGTGGTCGCCAGCACCGGCGTCCGGGAGGGAAGCCCGGCGAGGAACGTCCGCAGCCGGCGGTAATCCGGGCGGAAGTCGTGGCCCCAGTCGGAGACGCAGTGCGCCTCGTCGACGACCAGCAGCCCGGTGCTGGCCGCCAGCCCGGGCAGCACGTTGTCGCGGAAATCCGGATTGTTGAGCCGCTCGGGGCTGATCAGTAGCACGTCGACGGCACCCCCGCGGATTTCCGCGGTGATCTCATCCCACTCGTCGAGGTTGGCGGAGTTGATGGTGCGCGCCCGGATGCCGGCCCGCGCGGCGGCCTCCACCTGGTTACGCATCAGCGCGAGCAGTGGCGACACGATGACGGTCGGCCCTGCGGGCGGATCGCCGGGCTCGGCCGTCACGCCGTCCCGCAGGAGGGCGGTGGCCACGAAATAGACCGCCGACTTGCCCCATCCGGTGCGTTGCACGCACAGCACCCGGCGCCGATCGACGACGAGTGCCTCGATCGCGCGCCATTGGTCCTCGCGCAGCACGGCATGCTCCCCCGCCAGCCGGCGCAGCACCTCCTCGGCGCACTCCCGGACGGCGGCCCGCTCGGCCTCGCTGACCCCATCTCGCGTCATCTCCACCACGACCGCATGTCTATCAGCCCGGTCCGACAGGACGCGGGTTTTCCACAGGCGCCGGGTTCTGGGCTTGGTTATCCACAGGCCTGCCGGATCTGGTCGACAACTCATTCGACCGGTGGCAGCGTGGAGGCATGACGACGATCGCCGAGAAGCTGCTGATCAGGCCCCATTCCACGGTGTGGTTGTCGCACCCGGCCCACCTACCGCTGCTCACCCCGATGCCCGAGG is a genomic window containing:
- a CDS encoding metal-sensitive transcriptional regulator, encoding MTTDHENPGPHGYSGDKAALLSRLRRIEGQIRGLQRMVDEDTYCIDVLTQISAAKSALHAVAVGLLGDHLAHCVVDAARAGDPSLKVKEATDAIARLVRS
- a CDS encoding NlpC/P60 family protein, whose translation is MIARSAIVALLSALLLTGLHTPTRAATNPTTTAALALREDRPTAAELDKHIATASRRFEVVVEQYNNSREDLRETRRRTAQLGAQLGPLTRELERRQTILDGLMANTYQRTRTGPTVALFGSDRPHEFVDKLLVLHQLASEEQRAAHALQEARAKVDSARTMLDAFSAQQRRQQIQLNTRKATIEGEIVALKHMRAVAYGGGSRYADPGDIPAPEYVPGVAGRVVAFAINQLGKPYRWGADGPGAYDCSGLTLAAWRRAGVHLPHNAARQYASTAHVDRSDVRPGDLVFFYGPISHVGLYIGGGQMIHAPEFGENVRVSSIDSQPITGFARPT
- a CDS encoding cation diffusion facilitator family transporter; the protein is MNTPIALLSSQRRAQLNRRSLHLAYATAGYNLLEGVVAVIAGAAASSTALLGFGLDSFVEVSSALVVIWQFRSRMPETRERLALRLIAVSFFALAAWVAVDALRSLFDVEQAVTSPVGIAIAATSVVVMPLLVWAKRRTGRELGSATVVADSMQTMLCTYLSAIVLVGLLLNATLGWWWADPIAGLVIAAVAVREGVEMWRGEQCDDCAVVSVAVREGVEAWRGEQCEDCADPAADGNEQGRGGCEPGCTGACCTSIPVRR
- a CDS encoding RecQ family ATP-dependent DNA helicase, giving the protein MTRDGVSEAERAAVRECAEEVLRRLAGEHAVLREDQWRAIEALVVDRRRVLCVQRTGWGKSAVYFVATALLRDGVTAEPGDPPAGPTVIVSPLLALMRNQVEAAARAGIRARTINSANLDEWDEITAEIRGGAVDVLLISPERLNNPDFRDNVLPGLAASTGLLVVDEAHCVSDWGHDFRPDYRRLRTFLAGLPSRTPVLATTATANARVTADVADQLGDALVLRGTLDRDSLRLAVLELPDPAHRLAWLADHLEAFPGSGIVYTLTVAAATETAEFLRTRGFAVASYTGQVEDAARRAAEQDLLDNKIKALVATSALGMGFDKPDLGFVVHLGAPPSPIAYYQQVGRAGRAVEHAEVVLLPGQEDVAIWRYFASLAFPPEEQVRAVLAALPSDRPLSTQALEPLVDLRRARLELMLKVLDVDGAVRRTRGGWVATDEPWTYDTARLRRVAEARTAEQKTMLEYARTTACRMEFLRRCLDDPDAAPCGRCDTCAGPQFDAEVTSASLAAANAFLGRAGVDITPKKLWPTGMAAVGVDLKGKISPAVQILPGRAVGRLSDQGWGTRLRALVSPESSDGPIPDDVAAAVVDVLKAWAHGDDAWAERPAAVVAVGSRRHPELVTSLAARIAAVGRLPMLGALSSSHVGDGGPRGNSAQRVLALHDAFTVPPDVSDALPGLDGPVLLVDDLVDSGWTMALAGRALRRAGASGVLPLALAVSG